DNA sequence from the Candidatus Eisenbacteria bacterium genome:
AAATCCCCTGCAAAGGCGTTTCTTTTCTCTGGAATGGTTCCAGGAAGTGGCGAGCTTTACGTGGGGGCAAAGAGGGGATACATATTCCTGGGAGTTGAGGCGGTGGCCTGGGCTTCGAGCTACTTCTTGCGCGAGAGCGGCAACAAGAAAGAGGAGGAATTCGAGGACTTTGCCGACCGACACTGGGCTTTTCCGGCCATCGGCTCGGAGTACAATGGCTCGGTCTACACTGCTCAGCGCGACAGCCTGATGCAGTATTTCTACGTGCACAACAAGCAGCATTACTACGAAGACATCGGAAAGCAGCCGTTCTGCATGCCCGGTTGGGATTCCACGGTGAACCTGGAGTCTTACCTCGACATGAGGGACAATAGCAACTGGCTTCTCAAGAATTCGAATTACGCAATGATGGCTGCCGTGGTAAACCACGTGGTCAGTGCCGTTGACGCTTTGAGACTCGCCCGGAATTACAACGCCAGCCTCGGTCACGGAATGAAGCTGAATCTAAAGCTTAAGACCAATCCGCATTCAATGGGAATCATCATGGTTGCCTCTCGGAAATTCTGAGAAGGCCGGCCTCTTGGCGCGGACCTGGAAGTTCGCGGGACTGCCGCGTGAGGGTACTCGGAAGTGAAGCATTCTAAGCTCGTGCCTCTGGTTTTCTTGACGTTCGTTCTTGCCGCTGTTCTTCCTCCCGTGGCACGTGCCGGCGCAATCTCGCCTTCGCCTGCGATGGCCCTGGTGACAAAGGATTTCCGCGAGTCTCTTCAGGTTGCGGATGCTTCGTCTGACGTCTCTTCGACTTCGGATGCTTCGTCCTCCCTGTCAAAGAATGGAGGGAAATCGAGGGCCAAGGCACTCGCTCTATCGACCCTGCTGCCTGGGGCCGGGCAGTACTACAGCGGGAGGAAGGGAAGGGCCAAGTTCTTTTTTCTGACTGAATCCGCGATATGGACCAGCTTTATCGTTTTTGAAGTGCAGGGTCATCTTAGAAAGGACAACTACATAAATTACGCCGGACTGATGGCGGGTGTCGACGCTGCGGGCAAGTCGGAAGATTTCTATCGCGCCCTCGGCCGGTACGTGCAAAGCGATCCTGGACCTGGAAGCTATAATGAGGACGTACGGAGGGAGGCAAGAGCGCTTTATCCAGACGACAAGCAGCAACAGGATCAGTACGTTCAGGAGAACGGCTATTTTGGCAAGAACGCCTGGCAGTGGCAGTCAGAAGAGGACCAGGCTTACTACAGAAACCTCAGGAAGAAGAGTCAACTGGCTTTTCGCCGGGCCACGTATATGGTGGGTGTGGCCGTCGCCAATCGAATTCTGTCGGCCATGGATGCGGCCCGTTCCGTCGCAAATCCGGCAAAGCCGGCGAATACATCTCAAGGGCTCAGGTTTGAGATGCGAACAGACCCGGATTCTCCCGAGTACTTCATGGTCTGCTTGACACGATCCTTCTGAGGACCTGCTTGTCTGTCGCCTTTCGCGCGCGGTCTTGTGTGTTCCTCCTCAAGCTCCAAAAGTGAGAATTTGCCGTGAAGAGACCGACTGTCGTCCTGCTTTGTGCTCTGCTTACTCTCTCTTGTGCGAGCGAGATGCAGCGTTCGCTGCCCGTTGCGTCCACCCCGGGACGCCCACCGGACGTCAGGCACGCATTCTCGTTTGGGTCCAGTGGCCAGTCACTCGGCCAGTTCAGAACGCCGTCGTCCATTGCAGTCGATTCCTTCGGCAATCTCCTGGTCGCTGACACTGGCAACAACAGAATACAGAAGTTCGACGCATACGGACACTTTCTCCTGGAATTCGGGGGACTCGGCACGGAGGGGGCGGAACTCAATCGCCCTACCGACGCCGTCGAGAACTCTCTGTCCGTCTACGTTGTCGATTCCATGAACGAAAGGGTCCTCGAGTATGGCCCCGAGGGACGCTTCATATCGGTGTGTGTTTCGGGCGAGACGCTGGACGGGTCTGGTAGAGGTTTTGGGCCCAGAAAGTTGGCCTTCTCAGAATCTGGATACGGTTTTCTGACCGACGTGGAAGCCGACGCCGTCATCGTCCTCTCGAAGTTCTGGGAGCCCATTTCTGTGATCGGTGGTTTTGGCAGCGGCGAAGGACATTTTGCGGACCCTCTCGGCATTACTTGCACGCGGGGGGGAGAAGTTCTTGTGTGCGACAGCGGAAATGGAAGGCTACAGATTCTAGACACTCTCGGTAATTTCGTGGCACTGCTCGAAACCTGCTCCGGCAGGGCGTTGTGTGAGCCAGTCGACGTGGACGCTGGGCCTGATGGAAGTCTCTACGTCGTGGATCGGCTCGGGAAAAGGGTGTTGGTTTTCAACTCTGACAGGACGTTCAGGTGCGAAATACCAGGCTCAGATGGGCCCTCGTTGGTCTCTCCGTGTGCGGTGGCTGCTTCGTCGAAAGGAATCGTCTACATAGTAGACGGCGGCGCTGATGTCGTACATGCCTTCGAGACTAAGAGATAGCTTCCGGCCACATGTACTGCCTGAAGCGGCGAACGAGCGTTCGAAGAGGGGAGAGGTACGAATTCTGCCCTTCCTGTCCGTTCTCGTTCTCTTGGCCGTGCTCGTCGTGCGGCCCGTGCGTTGTCTTTCAGAGGACGCAGTTTCGTCTCTGCCCTGCGCAGAGCCTGACAGCGTCTCGTGCGACAGCTCGTCCGCGGCCTCGTCGCTTGTTTCGTGCTCCACTCCTGACGCGTCCAGCAGAATCGCTGTCTACAGATTTCCGTCGCAGGTCCGGCGCCTCAAGCTCCCGGACACAAACATCTTTGTTGGGAGCGAGCGAGTCAGCGTCGACGGAAGATCTCTCTCGAGGAACTCCTACTTTCTGGACTGCGGAAAAGGTGAGCTCTTTCTGAGCGAGCCCGTGCCTCCCGTTGCAGAGATAAGAGTCGAGTACCGATACCTTCCCATCTACTTGAAGGGATCTTACTGCTTGCGTCTGCCCGGCGCCGTTGCCCGTTTGGGTGAAGAAGGGGCGACTTCTCTTGCGACGGCTGCCGGGGAAGGGAACCCCATCCAGAGAGAGCTGAGGGAGGAAGGAACAAGGAGTGCTTCAAGCGGGCTCAGGTTGAGAGGGACAAAGACGCTTTCGCTGGAGGTCGGCTCCAACCGCGATGCCACGCTGAGGCAGTCACTTGATATGAACGTGACAGGCGAGATTTCGAAGGGGCTAAGCCTGACGGCCGTTCTCACGGACAGGGACCTTCCGATACAAGCCGAAGGGAGAACGGAGGCACTAAACGAACTTGATGAGATCAGAGTCGAATTGCAGTCTCAGGAATTCAAGGCGGCACTCGGAGACTGCAATTTCGTTTTGGACGGGGCCTCCCTGGTAAACGTCTCTCGGAAACTCGAGGGCGCGCAGGCCAGAGGGACAGTCAAGGGATTGGACGTCGTGCTGGCCGGGAGCACGCTGAAGGGCAAATGGGTGACAAGAGATTTCCTGGGAATGGAGGGGAGGCAGGGCGCGTATCAGTTGACGACGGACGCCGGCGCTTCGTGTGTTGTGATTGCAGGCACGGAGAAGGTATGGCTTGACGGCGTCAGTCTAAGAAGGGGAGAGAGTGCCGACTATTGGATTGACTACGGCTCAGGGAAACTCTACTTCACAAATCGCAGACCTATCACCGGGTACTCCAGAATATCGGTGGAATACGAATACGCAACCGGCGACTACGAGAAGAATTTCTACGCTGCCGGAGCGGGCACCAATCTCAGCGGCGGGTTGGGAAGAGTGGAGTTCTTGGTCGTTTCCGAAGGAGATCAGAAGGCGTTGGAGGCGGGTTCCTTGACTGATGAGGAAGAGAGGATGCTGAAAGAGTTGGGAGATGCTCCGTCAAACGGAACCGTCGAAGGCGCAATCTACGTGGGCGGCGGGAATGGGGACTACGAGCTGATCTCAGATGACTCGACCGGCACCGAATTCTTCAGGTTCGTGTCCGAAGGCGGCGGTTCTTACCTGGTCAGTTTCATCGACGTGGGCGAGAACAACGGATCCTACTTCGCGACGGCGGACACGACCGGCAAGGTTTATTACGCCTACGCGGGCCTCGGCAACGCCGGGTACCGTCCTGGTAGACGGCTCGTTGCACCCACTTCCAAGAAGGTCGAGGACATGAGGGCCGACGTTTCAGTGGGAGGCTTTGATCTCAAGGGCGAGTTTGCGCTGAGCCAAACCGATCTCAACACTTTTTCCTCGATCGGTGACGACGACAATCTCGGCAAGGCGGGGACGATCTCGCTCAAGAGCGGAGCGAGGGGGATTTCGCTCGGCAGTTTGTCCCTGGGTCGCGTGAGTTTTGAGGGGAACTTCAGATCGATCGACGAGGAGTTTCGTACGTTCGGCAGCATCAACTCACCTTTCGAATACGAGAACTGGGCGCTTGCCGACAGTTCGCTCTTGAACCACGGAGAGAAAAGACTCGAGGCCAGGACCAACTACAGTCCGTGGCAAACCGTCACGCTGGCCTTTCAGCACGGCGAGCTCTCCTCGACTTCGGGAATCGACGCGAGTAGAAACGTCTACTCGTTCGAGCGCGCCGGAAAGTTCTCGGTCTCGGGGCGGATTGAGAAGGCAGCCAGCAACGCAGTGGGTTCGAGCGAAGTCGGCTCCAGCAGAACCGTAAAATCACTGGGTTCGCGCGTCGGTGGCTGGAACGTCGTTCCTTCCATCAGCTACTATTCGGAAGTCAAAGAAAACGATGACGGGACAGGAGTGATGGCAGAAGAGGTCGGAGGCGGACTCTCCTCTGCGTGGAGAGCTCCGCTGTCCGTGAAGATCGAGGAGAGATACAGGATAGAGTATCTGGGCACCAGGGCGAACCGCACGAGAAGCTACGATGCCATCACGCATTCACTGGGAATGGAGATAAACAGGTGGAGATCGGTGAGCGCCTCGTGTGAGTACTCGGTTCGCGACCTGAACGGCTACAACGGTCTCGAAAGCGTGCGAACAGAGCTTGGGAAGCTCTTCGTTTCGCAGAGCACGCCCTCCGGCAAGTTGAGCTACGAGATCAACCATCTTGTCACGACTCTGAATATGCAGTCCAGGACGAAGAACATCGTCTATGTCGGCCAGAACGGGGGAAGCTACGACAGCACGGGTACCTTCAGGGGGAGAGGCGACTACGACGTTGAGATAATCGACCTTGCTTCTTCGGCGCTGAGCGCGGACGCCACAACGAGCGCCACTCTTGCGCTGAAGCCGTTTCGAGGAATGGAGAAAAACTCCCCCTTGAAAGGAATCTTGGAGGGCCTTTCGTCCTCCAGCCTCTTCAGATCTTCCGGGACGCTTCGAGGCGCGCCCGGGCCTTTCTCTCTGCTAGTCAGTCCCATGTACACCGAGTCCCCGGACGCAATCAGAAGCGACGGACTCATCCGTGAAGAGCTGGAGATGACGTCTTTCTCGAAGAAGGTGGCGTTGAGGTACCGCTACGAGCTGTCCAGGAGTGTGTACCACCAGTACGAGAACGTGTTGGAGAGATCGATGGAGTCGAGGCAGGGTGTGAGGCTGCGTGGCGAAGCGGGGCGAGCCCTGACTGTGGAACTGGAACAACTCTGGCGTGATAGGGGCAGAGAGGTGCTGCTGAAGGGGGGCACGCCGGTTGCGAGTGAGGCCGTCGGGACGGAGACTAGCCTTGATTTGAAATATCTTCCCGTGAGGGCAATCGAATTGTCGCTCTCCGGCTCGATCTCCGGGCTCAGGGACGCGGATACCGGAGGCAACGTGAGGGTCTCCAAGTTCTCGCCGTCCGCCACCTACGGAGCCGGCAGGTCCACCCGCGCGAGGCTGGCGCTTACACTGTCCTCGTACGCCGGAGACGTGGGCGTGCTTGCCGTCGGGACCGCGGGAGCCTTTGTTTCACCCAACAGAGTGGAGATCGTCTTCTCCGTCGATCACACTGCCGGGCAACATCTCACTATTTCATCAAGCGTGAGTTCTCGAAAGAGCACGGAGAATGTTGTGACGGACGGCCGCGTCGAAATGAGGGCGTACTTCTAGCGACGGCGGAGTACGAAATTCGGGAGTTACAGCGAACGATGAATGCGCAGCACGTTATGCCGGATCGTGAGAACGAGCAAACGAGGCGTGAGAAGACCGGATTGATTCTGTCTGCCGCGCTCCTGATTCTCGTCTTGCTAGTGAGCGCGGGGCTCCCTCGGGCGGCATCGGGGGTTCCGGCAGGCGGCAAGGGCGCGCCACGTAGGAGTCCGGTGGAGATGGTGTTCTTCGGGAACACGATTCTCAGTAGTTCCTCGCTTCGTTCCTCATGCGCAGTCTCGGGAGATCTTTCGGAACAGGAGATGAGTGCGAAAGTCTCGCAACGTGTCCTCGCAGCGTACAGGGACATTGGCTACCTGGACGCCGCGGTCGAAAGCACCTCGGTCTCGAAAACAAGCGGGGGGAACAGACTGGTGGTTCACGTGCGCGAGGGTCAATCGACGAGGATAGGTTCCTTCAGATTCGTCGGCAACAGACATTTTTCTTCCACGGAGCTTGTTGCCGCGAGCGGGCTGCGAGAGGGAATGACGCTGACCGGTGGCTTACTCGACGCGGCTCTCGAGAGGATCGTGGGCCACCTTGCCGACCGGGGCTTTCCGTTTGCCGCCGCAAAGATCGGTGACTTTAGTTTGGATGACCGCAGTCTCGACTTTGTCTTCATGGTTGACGAGGGTCCGCTCTGTACCGTGGGTGATGTGTCGCTGGAAAACTCCGGGGCCCTGAACTCGAAGGCCTTGAGAAGGGCACTGGGCGTCAGGTTGGGAGAAGAGTACTCTGAGAAGGACCTCAGGCGTGGCCTGAGCTATTTGAAGAGGACCGGCCTCTTCACGGGAGTGGGAGAACCGGTGGTGGCGATCTCCGCCCAGGAGGGACAGCCGTTTCGTGAAGCGACTGACGAAAGCAAAGTGAGGATCACAATACCGGTTCGAGAAAAGAAAACGACGTCGGTTTCCGGAGCCGTCGGTTTCAGAGGTCGGACGAATGAAGTGACGGGAGGGCTCTCGCTCTCGCTGCTCAACATAGCCCGTACCGGAAGAAGTGCGAAGGCAGGGTGGGAGGCCACAGGCGGAAACGTGTCAAATTTCCATTTCTCTTACGCAGAGCCCTGGGTCATGGGTCTGCCCTTTACCTCTGCGGTCTCCTTCGAGCAGGTCGTGAGAGACACGTTCTACGCGCACACGGCTGTCGGTGTCGTACTCAAGGTGCCGATGAGCTCGCTGGTTTCCGGCGAGATAGGCGCGAACTTTGAAAAGGGTCTCAACACGGAGGGAACCAGAACCAGGACTTCCCGACTTGCCTGGCTCGGAGGTATTGAGCTTTTGTCGGGAGGCTCGAGCTGGAGCTCGGAGAACTCTTTTCTTGCCACGCTGGAGGGAACCAGAGGGGAAAAGAAGATTGCGTATCTCTCAGAAAGCCGAACTGAGAAGGAAGTCTTCTCGACCCTGACGGGCAGGGTGTTCCTCCAGAGGAGGCTCAAGGGCAGTCAAATCGCTCTCGTGGACGTCAAAGCTTCTGCCATTCTGGAAGGAAGACAACTCGCCACTCAGGACGAGCTTTTCGCTCTCGGCGGGAAGAGAACGCTGAGAGGCTACTCGGAACGGCAGTTTCTTGCCCAGACAGTGGGCTCGGTTCAATTCGAATATGGTCTTGCCGTCGGCGAGGACGGCGGTAGGGTGTTTGGTTTTCTGGATTGCGGGTATGCCTCGACCCAAGCCCTCTCCACGGCTGCAAGGTTTCACACCGGCTACGGCATAGGCCTCAGGGTTCCGTCGCCAATAGGTCTGGCAGGCATAGACTTCGGCCTTCCTTCGGGCGAGTCCCTCGGCTCCGGAAAGATTCACGTGGGGCTCGAAGGAACATTCTAGTCCGTGGCACGAGCCTCAATAGGAGGCGTGTCGCACGGAGGGGTGGCTCCGGGGCTGATGGAATCTACCGCTCCTTGACTTCGCGGAATTTCGGAGGTATAGTCGGTTTTTGGTACGCGGTGTGGTGGTGTGGGTTTGTGCGAATGGAAACGTGAAAGGACGTGAGGAGATGAACCAAATCGACGCTGCCTTCAAGGGAAGCGTGACCCCTGAAATAGAGATGACTTCGATCTCCGAGAGGGTTCCGGTCGAGAGAATCCTCGAGGGTCTGCGGTCGGGACGAATCGTCATACCCAAGAACGGACGGAAGGAGCTGAAGAAGCCCTGCGGCATAGGGGAAGGCTTAAGAACCAAGATCAACGCCAACATTGGGACGTCACCGGACGAATCGGACCTTCAGACGGAGCTTTGTAAGCTTAAGGTCGCCGTTGAGGCGGGAGCCGACGCGGTCATGGACCTGAGCACCGGCGGTGACTTGAGGGAAGTGAGGACGGCCATAGTTTCCAAGTGTGACGTGCCCCTGGGAAGCGTTCCAGTCTATGAGGCCGCGGTGCTTGCCCAGTGTTCCGGAAGGAAATTTGCCGACATGAGCGGAGACGAGATGCTGGCCGCCGTGGAGCTTCACGCGAGAGACGGAGTGGATTTTGTCACCGTCCACTGCGGGGTAACCCATTCCGTCATGGAAATGGCGAGAAAGGCGACGCGGGTTACCGACGTCGTCAGCAGGGGCGGAGCGCTCCTCCTCGAATGGATGCACGCCAACGGAGAGGAGAATCCCTTCTACTCGAGATTCGACGATCTCCTGGACATCGCAAGGAAGTATGACCTGACGCTGAGCCTGGGGGACGGCATGAGGCCGGGCTGCCTGGCCGACGCAAACGATACCGCCCAGTTCGGGGAACTCCTGGTCATAGGTGAGCTTGTGCGCAGGGCCCGTAGGGCCAGGGTGCAGGTGATAGTCGAAGGGCCGGGACACGTTCCTATCCATCTTATCGAATCAAACGTGGTGCTTGAGAAGAGCACGTGCGACGGTGCTCCGTTCTACGTTCTCGGCCCCCTCGTTACGGACGTGGCGCCGGGATACGATCACATTGTTGGAGCAATAGGCGGGGCGCTGGCTGCCGCAAAGGGAGCGGACTTCCTGTGCTACGTGACGCCGTCGGAGCACCTGAGGCTTCCTTCTGTGGAGGACGTGAAAGTCGGCGTGATCGCATCGAGGATTGCCGCGCATGCTGCAGACGTAGCGAGGGGAGTGCCTGGTGCCGCTGATTGGGACAAGAGTATGTCGGAAGCAAGACGGGCGCTCGATTGGGAGAAAGAACTGGCGATCGCCATTGACCCGGAACGCGCCAAAGCTGTTCGGGCATCCAGTCCTCCGAAGAATCCCGATCTCTGCACGATGTGCGCCGATTTCTGCGCGATGAAGAAGAGCTCTCCAGTCTTCAGAAACAAGAGTTGACGTCTACGCTGATATGGCACAATTCTGTGAGCGAAAGGAACCCGGCCTTGCGCCTTGGTCTACCAGAGATAGAAGACATCTTTGGGCCTGGTGGAAAACTCTCGAGAGAGATAGCTGAGTATGAGATCAGGCCTCAGCAGAGTGAGTATGCAAGTCAGGTGCTCGGTGTTTTGAAGGACGGCGGGTCTCTGCTGATCGAGGCCGCCACGGGTGTGGGGAAGTCCCTCGGTTACCTCATCCCTTCCGTCGCCGTGTCGCTTTCCAGACAATCCCCCGTAATCATCTCCACGAACACGAAGAACCTTCAGGAACAGTTGATCAACAACGACGTTCCCATAGCTGCCGGGATTCTCGGGAGAGGGTTCACCGCGGCGGTATTGAAAGGAAGGGGCAATTATCTCTGTCTGAGAAAATGGCGGCAGATCCTGGAAGGCGACAGGAACAAGAGGATGGAGGCCTTTGTCGAGACCATCTCGTCGAGCCTCTCGGGCTTTCCTTCCGGCGACCTGGCTGAGATCGGTTGCTCGAAAGACTTTTCTCTCTGGGAAAGGGTGGCGTCGGATCCTACGACCTGTCTTTCTTCGGCGTGTGCACAAGCCGGCAACTGCTACTGGCGAAAAGCCAAGAGAAGAGCCTCGCAGGCCGACGTGGTCATAGTGAATCATTCGTTGCTGTTTTCGGACGTTGGTTGCGAGCGCACTCTGCTTCCCGAGCACGACACAATTATCTTGGACGAAGCGCACAACGTGGAGAGGGTTGCGACCGAGCACTTCGGAGTCGAAGTGACCGGCGCGCGGGCAAAGAGGGAAGTGGGAAGGCTCGTCTCGACCGGCGGGCTTTTTCAGTCTGTCAGAAGAAAGCTGGGCCGCAGGCTTCCCAAATTGAGGAGACTCGCGATTTCGTCCAAGATTCAGGAAATCGAGAGAACGCTCGAAGAATTTTCCGGCGTGAGCGAGAGAGCATTCTCTCGCCTTTCCGAGCTCATGCAGGCGATGGGCGTGTGCAACTCGGTTCGTTTCGGAGACGAGAGGCTTTCTCTCCCCGGCGCTTTTCAAGAGATGACCTTTGCATGTTCGAGGGTCGAAGAGCTTCTGAACGGCCTCCTCTCGAGCGTCAAAGAGAACGGGGAGCTCATCAAGGACACGGAAGAGCTCGCTGCCGAGATCGCAGGGGCGAGCGAACGTTGGAGGAGTCTGACCTCGAACCTCGTATTCTTGTGGGAGGCGTCTCGATCCGAGTTCGTCTACTGGGTGGAACAGAGGCACGGTGAGGATCTAGCTCTGAAAGCCTGTCCGGTGTGGGTGAAGGACGAGATGCGCGAGCATGTGTTTTCTCAGTTGCGAGCCCTCGTGCTTACCTCTGCAACGATGGCGGTGGCCGGCAGCCTCGATCATTTCATGTTCAGGATGGGACTGGAGGGAGACTATCAACCCCGCTGTGCAGTGATTGATTCGCCCTTCGATTACAAGCGTCAGGTGACGGTTAGTGTGCCCTACGATTTTGTTGACCCAAGGCACGAGCAGTTTGCGTCTTCCACGAGCGAACTGCTGACGAGGTTGTTGGATGCGGCTCCCTACAAGGCGTTGGTGCTCTTCACCGCCTACGATATGCTTGGGCAAGTCTACGCGATGATTGCCGAGCCGTTGAGAGAGAAGGGTTTCTCCGTCTTGGGCCAGGGCTTGAACGGTGCGCGTTCTCAACTCATCGAATCATTCAAGTCGTCGCGAAAGGCCGTTCTACTGGGTACGTCCAGCTTCTGGGAAGGAATCGACCTGCCCGGAGAGGCCCTGGAGATGGTTATTGTGGTTCGGCTTCCCTTTCCCGTACCCGACGAGCCGCTCGTGCTCGCGCGTTGTGAGTCTCTTCTGGCCGAAGGAAGGGACCCGTTCAAAGAGTACTTTCTGCCTGAGGCAGTCATCAGATTGCGACAGGGCTTCGGCAGACTCATCAGAAGAAAAACCGACAGAGGGGCAGTGATAATACTCGACCCAAGGATTACAAGATCGAGCTACGGCTCGGTTTTTGTCAGGTCGCTGCCCGGCGTAGTAGAGCCGTGCGCCACGAGCGAACTGCCTGGCAGGATCTCGGCCTGGTTCGGCAAGGCGGCAGAAGAGAAATCCACGCGCCCGAGGAATCACACGCAGAAGAAGACCGGAAAGAGAG
Encoded proteins:
- a CDS encoding NHL repeat-containing protein, translating into MKRPTVVLLCALLTLSCASEMQRSLPVASTPGRPPDVRHAFSFGSSGQSLGQFRTPSSIAVDSFGNLLVADTGNNRIQKFDAYGHFLLEFGGLGTEGAELNRPTDAVENSLSVYVVDSMNERVLEYGPEGRFISVCVSGETLDGSGRGFGPRKLAFSESGYGFLTDVEADAVIVLSKFWEPISVIGGFGSGEGHFADPLGITCTRGGEVLVCDSGNGRLQILDTLGNFVALLETCSGRALCEPVDVDAGPDGSLYVVDRLGKRVLVFNSDRTFRCEIPGSDGPSLVSPCAVAASSKGIVYIVDGGADVVHAFETKR
- a CDS encoding BamA/TamA family outer membrane protein; this translates as MNAQHVMPDRENEQTRREKTGLILSAALLILVLLVSAGLPRAASGVPAGGKGAPRRSPVEMVFFGNTILSSSSLRSSCAVSGDLSEQEMSAKVSQRVLAAYRDIGYLDAAVESTSVSKTSGGNRLVVHVREGQSTRIGSFRFVGNRHFSSTELVAASGLREGMTLTGGLLDAALERIVGHLADRGFPFAAAKIGDFSLDDRSLDFVFMVDEGPLCTVGDVSLENSGALNSKALRRALGVRLGEEYSEKDLRRGLSYLKRTGLFTGVGEPVVAISAQEGQPFREATDESKVRITIPVREKKTTSVSGAVGFRGRTNEVTGGLSLSLLNIARTGRSAKAGWEATGGNVSNFHFSYAEPWVMGLPFTSAVSFEQVVRDTFYAHTAVGVVLKVPMSSLVSGEIGANFEKGLNTEGTRTRTSRLAWLGGIELLSGGSSWSSENSFLATLEGTRGEKKIAYLSESRTEKEVFSTLTGRVFLQRRLKGSQIALVDVKASAILEGRQLATQDELFALGGKRTLRGYSERQFLAQTVGSVQFEYGLAVGEDGGRVFGFLDCGYASTQALSTAARFHTGYGIGLRVPSPIGLAGIDFGLPSGESLGSGKIHVGLEGTF
- the thiC gene encoding phosphomethylpyrimidine synthase ThiC; its protein translation is MNQIDAAFKGSVTPEIEMTSISERVPVERILEGLRSGRIVIPKNGRKELKKPCGIGEGLRTKINANIGTSPDESDLQTELCKLKVAVEAGADAVMDLSTGGDLREVRTAIVSKCDVPLGSVPVYEAAVLAQCSGRKFADMSGDEMLAAVELHARDGVDFVTVHCGVTHSVMEMARKATRVTDVVSRGGALLLEWMHANGEENPFYSRFDDLLDIARKYDLTLSLGDGMRPGCLADANDTAQFGELLVIGELVRRARRARVQVIVEGPGHVPIHLIESNVVLEKSTCDGAPFYVLGPLVTDVAPGYDHIVGAIGGALAAAKGADFLCYVTPSEHLRLPSVEDVKVGVIASRIAAHAADVARGVPGAADWDKSMSEARRALDWEKELAIAIDPERAKAVRASSPPKNPDLCTMCADFCAMKKSSPVFRNKS